The Plasmodium berghei ANKA genome assembly, chromosome: 12 genome contains a region encoding:
- a CDS encoding RNA-binding protein, putative: protein MHTKEKEPYYGGERRRYASRSRENVRDRNEGRENYRISHDDNYNKRYEGGNVDRNRNNSKDRKYYNNAPPHNDHHNYPRDRFYNRSPKRNFSKERNYNKNYDRNYDRNYDRNYDRNYDRNYDKNYDKNYDKNYDKNYDKNYDRNYDKNYDRNYDKNYDKNYDKNYDRNYNDKYRYDRGYNHEWNNNKYVGSYYHNNNYKGRNDRIDTKIYSMGRDKGRGEYDRHYNNMNIGTMRRERSKDMRSHAYKKGDPCKIFVGNISPDAKEEEVRKKFAKYGDIINIQWKGRFAFIEYSKPVYAENAIHEENGKHYMGEELSVQAHHLSPFKNNYSGSYGNVYNSYKNDPRNYENKYSRNYPDNKFESIEKKNSLRIVVKNIDEKVSWQDLKDFGREVGLVNYANVVYNNNGNNKECYGIIEYYNYQTMKRAIDVLNGKKLNGVSVEVIKYTDSSVSSFYKNKERESDHHYYNNKDKGYNYQGSGGDKKYYDHGKDKIHRDGNSLDREKYRNDKYYEKNKMSKDDDMNGYNRYSNSGSNHRQHDEGTYTRKRGNDKSEDMDRDRKEKEYNDGDEGKYYHRRSLGEGQDNNFSDREDAKKIRKTESTKYGRNNKTENQHSSKKIKDEEYSIEKEENGKGEESTKEEEHGYKTDRENIYSGDDKDQAYRKRSNNRSVEQSPSSNSKRKSYKRNTNRRNNKTPDEYSPKDDRDVIYDDNTNTEK, encoded by the coding sequence ATGCACACAAAAGAAAAGGAACCATATTATGGAGGGGAAAGGCGAAGATATGCATCAAGAAGCCGAGAAAATGTAAGAGATCGAAATGAAGGTCGAGAAAATTATAGGATATCACATgatgataattataataaaagatatgAAGGTGGAAATGTAGATagaaatagaaataattcaaaagacagaaaatattataataatgcaCCCCCACATAACGACCATCATAATTATCCTCGGGATCGGTTTTATAATAGATCTCCTAAAAGAAACTTTTCAAAAGAAAGaaattataacaaaaattatgacAGAAACTATGACAGAAATTATGACAGAAATTATGACAGAAATTATGACAGAAATTATGACAAAAATTATGACAAAAATTATGACAAAAATTATGACAAAAATTATGACAAAAATTATGACAGAAATTATGACAAAAATTATGACAGAAATTATGACAAAAATTATGACAAAAATTATGACAAAAATTATGACAGAAATTATAATGACAAATATAGATATGATAGAGGGTACAATCATGAATGgaataataacaaatatgTAGGAAGTTATTATcacaataataattataaaggACGAAACGATAGAATagatacaaaaatatattctatGGGCCGAGATAAAGGAAGGGGAGAATATGACAGacattataataatatgaacatTGGAACAATGAGGAGAGAAAGGTCAAAAGATATGAGAAGTCATGCTTATAAAAAAGGAGACCcatgtaaaatatttgtagGAAATATATCTCCAGATGCAAAAGAAGAAGAagttagaaaaaaatttgctAAATATGgtgatattataaatattcagTGGAAAGGAAGATTTGCATTTATAGAATATTCAAAACCAGTGTATGCAGAAAATGCAATACATGAAGAAAATGGGAAACATTATATGGGGGAAGAGTTAAGTGTACAAGCACATCATTTAAGTCcattcaaaaataattatagtGGTAGTTATGggaatgtatataatagttACAAAAATGATCCAagaaattatgaaaataaatattcccGAAATTATCCagataataaatttgaatcaattgaaaaaaaaaattcattaaGAATTgtagtaaaaaatatagatgaaAAAGTGAGTTGGCAAGATTTAAAAGATTTTGGTCGAGAAGTCGGATTAGTAAATTATGCAAATGTTgtatataacaataatggtaataataaagaatgTTATGGCATAAtagaatattataattatcaaACGATGAAAAGAGCAATTGATGTgttaaatggaaaaaaattgaatgGTGTTTCAGTCGAAgttattaaatatacagATTCTTCGGTTAGttcattttataaaaataaagaaagaGAAAGTgatcatcattattataataataaagataaagGATATAATTATCAAGGTTCAGGGggagataaaaaatattatgaccATGGCAAGGATAAAATACATCGTGATGGCAATAGTTTAGATCGAGAAAAATATCGAAAcgataaatattatgaaaaaaataaaatgagtAAAGATGATGATATGAATGGATATAACAGATATAGTAATAGTGGTAGTAACCATAGACAGCACGATGAAGGAACTTATACAAGAAAAAGAGGAAATGATAAAAGTGAAGATATGGATCGAGATAGAAAAGAAAAGGAATATAATGATGGTGATGAAGggaaatattatcataGAAGAAGTTTAGGAGAAGGTCaagataataatttttcagaTAGAGAAGacgcaaaaaaaataagaaaaacaGAATCTACTAAATATggaagaaataataaaacagaAAATCAACATAgttcgaaaaaaataaaagatgaaGAATATTCAatagaaaaagaagaaaatggTAAAGGAGAAGAAAGTACAAAAGAAGAAGAACATGGATATAAAACTGATagagaaaatatatactcaGGAGATGATAAAGATCAGGCTTATAGAAAGCGAAGTAATAATAGAAGTGTTGAACAAAGCCCAAGCTCTAATTCAAAAAGAAAatcatataaaagaaatacaaatagaagaaataataaaacaccAGATGAGTATTCACCAAAAGATGATAGAGATGTTATTTATGATGATAATACAAATACTGAAAAgtga